The genomic window TGATCGATTCCCCAAGAGGTCCTTCAAACATTCTTGGAAACAACGTCAGAATGTCAATCTTCATCGTCAATCAATCCTTCTGGAATTTCTACAATAACCTGTTCGTTCGTCAAGTCAACTTTCTTGATCACTGATTCAATATATGGAAGCAGCACGTCTTTCTTCTTAACTCGTTGAACGACCCAGACATCGTTGGCACCAGGTGAGAGAATTTCTTTTATTTTCCCTAGCTCATTTCCCTCTTCATCAACGACCTTCAAGCCAATGATTTCATGATAATAGAACTCATTATTTTTAAGCGAGCCAACCTGATCCTTCTCAATTTTCAAGATGCCGTCACGGTATTTTTCAACATCATTGATGTTCGGATGCTCTTCAAAGCTTACAATATCGAAATTTTTATGCTTTCTATGACTTTTTATCACAAGCTGATTTGGCTGTTTTCCATCCTGAAACAGGGTCAGTACAGAACCCTTTTTGTAACGAAGCTCCGGAAAATCTGTTTGAGAGATGACCCGTACTTCCCCCTTGAGCCCTTGAGTGTTAACAATTTTTCCTACATTTAAATATTCAACCATGTAAAGACCTCATTTCATTCATAATCTTTTTTATTTTATCATTTTTCTCCATTGAATACTACAAACGAATAAAACCAGATGTGACAAAGCTGTTCGCCTGATTTTTTCTCGTTTTTACTATAATTCCTCAGCACAAAATATAAGGGTGTGACATTAGCCTCAATCCCATGTTTCAGAAGCAGCTTCTGTTACAAGCTCACTTACTCCCGTTACCACTGGATTCTCTCATTTTTATTTCTCTTCATTTTGCGGAGAATCTTAAAATTTCATTTTTCAGGCTAAAGTTTGATGTACGGGATGAAAAAACAGGCTATAATAAACGTGTAAATGCGACAAGAGAAGTAGTTGTTACTATTCAAGCAGCAAAATCTTTTGTCTGTGCCCTACATTACGCTTCCTTA from Enterococcus sp. 9E7_DIV0242 includes these protein-coding regions:
- the rimM gene encoding ribosome maturation factor RimM (Essential for efficient processing of 16S rRNA), coding for MVEYLNVGKIVNTQGLKGEVRVISQTDFPELRYKKGSVLTLFQDGKQPNQLVIKSHRKHKNFDIVSFEEHPNINDVEKYRDGILKIEKDQVGSLKNNEFYYHEIIGLKVVDEEGNELGKIKEILSPGANDVWVVQRVKKKDVLLPYIESVIKKVDLTNEQVIVEIPEGLIDDED